The following proteins are co-located in the Apis mellifera strain DH4 linkage group LG11, Amel_HAv3.1, whole genome shotgun sequence genome:
- the LOC412865 gene encoding collagen alpha-2(IX) chain isoform X13, translated as MTNHVYRAIVYYFLIVYLKGLLQSLKLYPGHPADLVKCTADFNIGRDDDEDRSEESNPPPFITPPPPNPDYKGPKGEKGDKGDKGESVRGPPGPPGPPGQDEGPPGKKGEPGTCTCNATALMASFTMPKMIQGPKGEQGVPGQEGKQGQMGLTGVAGPPGERGLEGPQGPKGDKGDVGIPGPEGPQGQKGEPGRDGIPGEKGAQGPPGPPGKGEFSGYDPSWKPRGIYRTEGITMRPGLPGQKGEAGLPGSPGPKGETGIAGAKGNKGEPGHKGAKGDHGNEGARGIQGSKGEPGAPGAPGLPGAPGENGRPAEKGDKGDTGPEGKPGPPGAPGPPGLPGLSGPGGVNVGESMLREKGDKGEGGARGYKGDKGTKGEKGDKGDSGPAGIPGVNGIQGPQGNKGEPGKDGVAGVQGIAGAKGEKGERGPPGATAIASSGDYITIKGEKGAEGKRGRRGRPGPPGPVGPPGKPGAMGEIGLPGWVNTMKGRPGTPGLPGPVGPAGPKGEKGEPGTPSPYGVSVGVKGDKGDDGFPGIPGQPGREGQRGPPGPPGPPGPPSQGNYIPVPGPPGPPGPPGPPGLSLIGQKGEPGIGRSHIFGERDYYGVRQVQSVKKKHIPYPTLQGPRTSLDELKALRELKQLKELKEHLGAGTTATRGPLESTTKIVPGAVTFQNTEAMTKMSAVSPVGTLAYIIDEQALLVRVNNGWQYIALGSLLPITTPAPPTTSPPPVNPPFEASNLINQIPVKADGTGWYPRMLRMAALNEPFTGDMHGVRGADYACYRQAKRAGLRGTFRAFLSSRVQNVDSIVRLGDRDLPIVNIKGDVLFNSWKEMFNGNGAYFSQNPRIYSFNGKNILTDFAWPEKVAWHGSHKLGDRAMDTYCDAWHSSSSDRYGLGSPLTGGRLLEQVRYSCDNKFALLCIEVTSETTRRRRNAEIAEDEDEMSENDYKEYLDSLMED; from the exons ATCGGACGAGACGATGACGAAGACAGAAGCGAGGAAAGCAATCCACCGCCATTCATCACACCCCCTCCTCCCAACCCGGACT ACAAGGGACCGAAAGGTGAGAAAGGTGATAAAGGCGACAAGGGTGAGAGCGTTAGGGGACCCCCAGGTCCTCCTGGTCCACCTGGTCAAGATGAG GGTCCGCcagggaagaaaggagaacCCGGCACGTGCACCTGCAATGCAACAGCCCTGATGGCATCCTTTACGATGCCAAAGATGATCCAGGGACCGAAAGGAGAACAAGGGGTGCCGGGGCAAGAAGGAAAACAAGGCCAAATGGGGTTGACG GGTGTTGCTGGGCCACCAGGAGAGAGAGGACTAGAAGGACCACAGGGGCCCAAGGGAGATAAAGGTGACGTGGGAATACCGGGACCGGAAGGTCCTCAAGGGCAAAAAGGAGAACCTGGCCGCGATGGAATACCAGGGGAAAAGGGCGCTCAAGGACCACCAGGCCCCCCAGGAAAAGGAGAATTCTCCGGATACGAT CCCAGTTGGAAACCTCGGGGCATTTATAGG ACGGAAGGCATCACGATGAGACCAGGACTACCAGGGCAGAAAGGCGAGGCAGGCCTTCCAGGAAGTCCAGGACCAAAAGGAGAGACGGGAATCGCTGGTGCCAAAGGTAACAAAGGCGAGCCAGGTCACAAAGGCGCGAAAGGAGATCACGGGAATGAGGGTGCTCGAGGAATTCAAGGATCGAAGGGTGAACCTGGTGCACCGGGAGCGCCGGGTCTCCCTGGTGCGCCAGGTGAGAATGGAAGGCCAGCCGAAAAGGGCGATAAAGGAGACACAGGACCAGAAGGGAAGCCAGGCCCCCCGGGAGCGCCTGGACCGCCAGGATTGCCTGGATTAAGCGGTCCTGGAGGGGTAAACGTTGGAGAATCGA TGTTAAGGGAAAAAGGCGACAAAGGAGAGGGTGGTGCGCGTGGTTACAAAGGGGACAAGGGCACCAAAGGCGAGAAGGGAGATAAAGGTGATTCTGGACCAGCCGGAATTCCCGGTGTAAATGGTATTCAAGGACCGCAAGGGAACAAAGGCGAGCCAGGCAAGGATGGAGTTGCCGGTGTTCAGGGAATCGCGGGTGCAAAAGGTGAAAAAGGTGAGAGAGGTCCGCCAGGAGCCACCGCTATAGCGAGTTCCGGAGACTACATCACGATCAAGGGTGAGAAGGGCGCGGAGGGGAAGAGGGGGAGAAGAGGACGCCCTGGACCACCGGGACCCGTCGGCCCACCTGGAAAGCCGGGAGCGATGGGAGAAATTGGGTTGCCTGGATGGGTG AACACCATGAAA GGTCGTCCTGGAACTCCCGGACTTCCTGGACCTGTTGGACCAGCGGGGCCCaagggagaaaaaggagaaccGGGCACACCGAGCCCTTATGGAGTCTCTGTCGGC GTAAAGGGTGATAAAGGAGACGATGGTTTCCCTGGAATTCCAGGACAACCTGGGAGGGAAGGTCAAAGAGGGCCACCAGGACCTCCAGGACCACCTGGACCACCATCTCAAGGAAATTATATTCCAGTCCCGGGACCTCCAGGACCTCCTGGGCCACCAGGTCCGCCTGGATTATCTTTAATCGGACAGAAAGGAGAGCCAGGAATCGGAAGAAGTCACATCTTTGGTGAAAGAGATTATTATGGAGTTAGACaag TTCaaagtgttaaaaaaaaacacattcCATATCCTACGCTGCAAGGACCAAGAACTAGTCTAGATGAACTGAAAGCACTGCGGGAATTAAAACAATTGAAGGAACTAAAAGAACATTTAG gtGCTGGAACAACTGCAACCAGAGGTCCTCTCGAAAGCACAACGAAGATTGTACCAGGAGCAGTAACTTTTCAAAATACCGAAGCTATGACAAAA atgtcTGCCGTGAGCCCAGTTGGAACATTAGCTTATATTATAGATGAACAAGCGCTACTTGTTAGAGTGAACAATGGCTGGCAATACATTGCa TTGGGCTCACTTTTACCAATAACTACACCAGCACCACCGACTACATCACCACCCCCGGTGAATCCACCTTTTGAGGCTTCTAATCTGATCAATCAAATACCCGTAAAAGCAGATGGAACAGGG TGGTATCCACGAATG tTACGAATGGCTGCTTTGAACGAACCCTTTACCGGGGACATGCACGGTGTACGAGGAGCTGACTACGCTTGTTATCGACAAGCGAAGCGAGCTGGTTTGAGGGGTACATTCCGCGCATTCCTCAGCTCTAGAGTTCAAAATGTTGACAGCATCGTGAGGCTCGGAGATCGAGATTTGCCTATCGTTaacataaaa GGGGACGTTCTCTTCAACTCGTGGAAGGAAATGTTCAACGGAAACGGGGCCTATTTCTCACAAAACCCAAGAATCTACAGTTTCAATGGGAAAAATATCCTCACTGATTTTGCATG GCCAGAAAAAGTGGCATGGCACGGATCACATAAATTAGGAGACCGAGCGATGGACACGTATTGCGACGCTTGGCATTCAAGTAGTTCAGATCGTTACGGATTAGGATCACCGTTAACAGGAGGACGCCTCTTGGAACAAGTTCGTTATTCCTGCGACAACAAGTTCGCGCTACTCTGTATAGAAGTAACCAGCGAGACcacaaggaggaggagaaacgcCGAAATTGcggaggacgaggacgagaTGTCGGAAAACGATTACAAGGAATACTTGGATTCTCTGATGGAAGACTAA
- the LOC412865 gene encoding collagen alpha-2(IX) chain isoform X12, which produces MAMVISPRSKIVTLSLLIGIITVVAFIVTVIGIWHKSEKPGKTGTKVVSSKLQQITGYTATKHIGRDDDEDRSEESNPPPFITPPPPNPDYKGPKGEKGDKGDKGESVRGPPGPPGPPGQDEGPPGKKGEPGTCTCNATALMASFTMPKMIQGPKGEQGVPGQEGKQGQMGLTGVAGPPGERGLEGPQGPKGDKGDVGIPGPEGPQGQKGEPGRDGIPGEKGAQGPPGPPGKGEFSGYDPSWKPRGIYRTEGITMRPGLPGQKGEAGLPGSPGPKGETGIAGAKGNKGEPGHKGAKGDHGNEGARGIQGSKGEPGAPGAPGLPGAPGENGRPAEKGDKGDTGPEGKPGPPGAPGPPGLPGLSGPGGVNVGESMLREKGDKGEGGARGYKGDKGTKGEKGDKGDSGPAGIPGVNGIQGPQGNKGEPGKDGVAGVQGIAGAKGEKGERGPPGATAIASSGDYITIKGEKGAEGKRGRRGRPGPPGPVGPPGKPGAMGEIGLPGWVNTMKGRPGTPGLPGPVGPAGPKGEKGEPGTPSPYGVSVGVKGDKGDDGFPGIPGQPGREGQRGPPGPPGPPGPPSQGNYIPVPGPPGPPGPPGPPGLSLIGQKGEPGIGRSHIFGERDYYGVRQVQSVKKKHIPYPTLQGPRTSLDELKALRELKQLKELKEHLGAGTTATRGPLESTTKIVPGAVTFQNTEAMTKMSAVSPVGTLAYIIDEQALLVRVNNGWQYIALGSLLPITTPAPPTTSPPPVNPPFEASNLINQIPVKADGTGWYPRMLRMAALNEPFTGDMHGVRGADYACYRQAKRAGLRGTFRAFLSSRVQNVDSIVRLGDRDLPIVNIKGDVLFNSWKEMFNGNGAYFSQNPRIYSFNGKNILTDFAWPEKVAWHGSHKLGDRAMDTYCDAWHSSSSDRYGLGSPLTGGRLLEQVRYSCDNKFALLCIEVTSETTRRRRNAEIAEDEDEMSENDYKEYLDSLMED; this is translated from the exons ATCGGACGAGACGATGACGAAGACAGAAGCGAGGAAAGCAATCCACCGCCATTCATCACACCCCCTCCTCCCAACCCGGACT ACAAGGGACCGAAAGGTGAGAAAGGTGATAAAGGCGACAAGGGTGAGAGCGTTAGGGGACCCCCAGGTCCTCCTGGTCCACCTGGTCAAGATGAG GGTCCGCcagggaagaaaggagaacCCGGCACGTGCACCTGCAATGCAACAGCCCTGATGGCATCCTTTACGATGCCAAAGATGATCCAGGGACCGAAAGGAGAACAAGGGGTGCCGGGGCAAGAAGGAAAACAAGGCCAAATGGGGTTGACG GGTGTTGCTGGGCCACCAGGAGAGAGAGGACTAGAAGGACCACAGGGGCCCAAGGGAGATAAAGGTGACGTGGGAATACCGGGACCGGAAGGTCCTCAAGGGCAAAAAGGAGAACCTGGCCGCGATGGAATACCAGGGGAAAAGGGCGCTCAAGGACCACCAGGCCCCCCAGGAAAAGGAGAATTCTCCGGATACGAT CCCAGTTGGAAACCTCGGGGCATTTATAGG ACGGAAGGCATCACGATGAGACCAGGACTACCAGGGCAGAAAGGCGAGGCAGGCCTTCCAGGAAGTCCAGGACCAAAAGGAGAGACGGGAATCGCTGGTGCCAAAGGTAACAAAGGCGAGCCAGGTCACAAAGGCGCGAAAGGAGATCACGGGAATGAGGGTGCTCGAGGAATTCAAGGATCGAAGGGTGAACCTGGTGCACCGGGAGCGCCGGGTCTCCCTGGTGCGCCAGGTGAGAATGGAAGGCCAGCCGAAAAGGGCGATAAAGGAGACACAGGACCAGAAGGGAAGCCAGGCCCCCCGGGAGCGCCTGGACCGCCAGGATTGCCTGGATTAAGCGGTCCTGGAGGGGTAAACGTTGGAGAATCGA TGTTAAGGGAAAAAGGCGACAAAGGAGAGGGTGGTGCGCGTGGTTACAAAGGGGACAAGGGCACCAAAGGCGAGAAGGGAGATAAAGGTGATTCTGGACCAGCCGGAATTCCCGGTGTAAATGGTATTCAAGGACCGCAAGGGAACAAAGGCGAGCCAGGCAAGGATGGAGTTGCCGGTGTTCAGGGAATCGCGGGTGCAAAAGGTGAAAAAGGTGAGAGAGGTCCGCCAGGAGCCACCGCTATAGCGAGTTCCGGAGACTACATCACGATCAAGGGTGAGAAGGGCGCGGAGGGGAAGAGGGGGAGAAGAGGACGCCCTGGACCACCGGGACCCGTCGGCCCACCTGGAAAGCCGGGAGCGATGGGAGAAATTGGGTTGCCTGGATGGGTG AACACCATGAAA GGTCGTCCTGGAACTCCCGGACTTCCTGGACCTGTTGGACCAGCGGGGCCCaagggagaaaaaggagaaccGGGCACACCGAGCCCTTATGGAGTCTCTGTCGGC GTAAAGGGTGATAAAGGAGACGATGGTTTCCCTGGAATTCCAGGACAACCTGGGAGGGAAGGTCAAAGAGGGCCACCAGGACCTCCAGGACCACCTGGACCACCATCTCAAGGAAATTATATTCCAGTCCCGGGACCTCCAGGACCTCCTGGGCCACCAGGTCCGCCTGGATTATCTTTAATCGGACAGAAAGGAGAGCCAGGAATCGGAAGAAGTCACATCTTTGGTGAAAGAGATTATTATGGAGTTAGACaag TTCaaagtgttaaaaaaaaacacattcCATATCCTACGCTGCAAGGACCAAGAACTAGTCTAGATGAACTGAAAGCACTGCGGGAATTAAAACAATTGAAGGAACTAAAAGAACATTTAG gtGCTGGAACAACTGCAACCAGAGGTCCTCTCGAAAGCACAACGAAGATTGTACCAGGAGCAGTAACTTTTCAAAATACCGAAGCTATGACAAAA atgtcTGCCGTGAGCCCAGTTGGAACATTAGCTTATATTATAGATGAACAAGCGCTACTTGTTAGAGTGAACAATGGCTGGCAATACATTGCa TTGGGCTCACTTTTACCAATAACTACACCAGCACCACCGACTACATCACCACCCCCGGTGAATCCACCTTTTGAGGCTTCTAATCTGATCAATCAAATACCCGTAAAAGCAGATGGAACAGGG TGGTATCCACGAATG tTACGAATGGCTGCTTTGAACGAACCCTTTACCGGGGACATGCACGGTGTACGAGGAGCTGACTACGCTTGTTATCGACAAGCGAAGCGAGCTGGTTTGAGGGGTACATTCCGCGCATTCCTCAGCTCTAGAGTTCAAAATGTTGACAGCATCGTGAGGCTCGGAGATCGAGATTTGCCTATCGTTaacataaaa GGGGACGTTCTCTTCAACTCGTGGAAGGAAATGTTCAACGGAAACGGGGCCTATTTCTCACAAAACCCAAGAATCTACAGTTTCAATGGGAAAAATATCCTCACTGATTTTGCATG GCCAGAAAAAGTGGCATGGCACGGATCACATAAATTAGGAGACCGAGCGATGGACACGTATTGCGACGCTTGGCATTCAAGTAGTTCAGATCGTTACGGATTAGGATCACCGTTAACAGGAGGACGCCTCTTGGAACAAGTTCGTTATTCCTGCGACAACAAGTTCGCGCTACTCTGTATAGAAGTAACCAGCGAGACcacaaggaggaggagaaacgcCGAAATTGcggaggacgaggacgagaTGTCGGAAAACGATTACAAGGAATACTTGGATTCTCTGATGGAAGACTAA